The following are encoded in a window of uncultured Sphaerochaeta sp. genomic DNA:
- a CDS encoding MFS transporter has protein sequence MIQRRYTRNIPLSYGFTALMNLSFTHGLWMMYLASKGFSLVQLGLLEAIFHVTSFLMEVPTGSVADIWGRKVSRLSGRLFGALSLAIMFLAPTFPLQVLGFICSALGYNLESGAGDALLYDSLLLDGQESSYLKVKGLDELLYQSCSVVAFLVGGLLATLDYSYAFSLTILTNLLAFLLALFFKEPEIEKEPRSGLFSGILNSLKSQIFSSVKVFRETPRIAFLIVFSESLFAFMISLFFYLQNFWTDQGYLPDAIGYAYAAHAMLAAFFSLNAHRIERKINEKGILVACPIFLALCLWGIALTPYTMAFYVILGCMEGLLAPTISSYLNKLIPSRFRATILSFQSMAYSLFMIMIFPLVGLIGSTHSLLLSFTLMAIAATLLVFAYIWVLIRKR, from the coding sequence ATGATACAGAGAAGATACACAAGGAATATTCCACTTTCCTACGGGTTCACTGCGTTGATGAACCTCTCCTTTACGCACGGGCTTTGGATGATGTATCTTGCGTCAAAAGGCTTCTCCTTGGTGCAGCTTGGCCTCTTGGAGGCAATCTTCCATGTTACCAGTTTCCTGATGGAAGTCCCTACAGGCTCGGTAGCCGACATCTGGGGGAGAAAAGTAAGCCGCCTCTCGGGTAGGTTGTTCGGTGCCCTTAGCCTTGCAATCATGTTTCTTGCCCCTACCTTCCCTCTACAGGTACTGGGGTTCATCTGCAGCGCACTGGGATATAATCTCGAATCCGGGGCAGGGGATGCCCTGCTCTATGACTCACTGCTGCTCGATGGACAGGAGTCTTCCTATCTAAAAGTCAAGGGATTGGATGAACTGCTCTATCAATCATGCTCGGTGGTTGCGTTCCTGGTAGGTGGATTGCTTGCCACCCTCGACTACAGCTATGCATTCTCGCTTACCATCCTGACCAATCTTCTTGCCTTCCTGCTGGCACTGTTCTTCAAGGAACCCGAGATAGAGAAGGAACCAAGAAGCGGACTATTCTCTGGAATCCTGAACTCCCTGAAGTCCCAGATTTTCTCAAGTGTGAAAGTATTTCGGGAAACACCCCGTATTGCCTTCCTTATTGTCTTCAGTGAGTCCTTGTTCGCTTTCATGATCAGTCTCTTCTTCTACTTGCAGAACTTCTGGACTGACCAAGGGTATCTGCCTGATGCCATAGGGTATGCCTATGCAGCACACGCAATGTTGGCCGCATTTTTCTCTCTTAATGCCCATCGAATCGAGAGAAAGATCAATGAGAAAGGAATCCTTGTTGCCTGTCCCATCTTTCTTGCACTCTGCCTTTGGGGGATTGCCCTCACCCCCTATACCATGGCTTTCTATGTCATTCTTGGTTGTATGGAAGGATTGTTGGCTCCTACGATCAGCAGCTATTTGAACAAGCTCATACCCTCCAGGTTTCGGGCTACCATTCTCAGCTTCCAGAGCATGGCATACAGCCTGTTCATGATCATGATCTTCCCCTTGGTCGGCCTGATTGGAAGCACTCATTCCCTCTTGCTCTCATTCACCTTGATGGCAATAGCGGCAACACTCTTGGTTTTTGCCTATATCTGGGTCCTGATACGCAAGCGTTAA
- a CDS encoding lysophospholipid acyltransferase family protein, producing MKMSERMINALLRAFFRVCFKIDRSELNKVPMEGPLLMMVNHTSNLEGPMLYGYLQPRKLHAIAKQELWESKFMAYLMETWGSIPVDRENMGRATMDACFKILDQNHILAIAPEGTRSKDGTLQRGKGGVAFIAHKKNAPMIPVAVMGFEKTKANMKRLKRTVITVKVGKPFEIIQKGGRLDAETRDKLGDEIMLHLAALMPEERRGYYQGKPIEFSLTQTIN from the coding sequence ATGAAAATGAGTGAGCGAATGATCAATGCCTTGCTGCGTGCCTTTTTTCGTGTTTGCTTCAAGATTGACCGCAGTGAGCTGAATAAGGTCCCCATGGAGGGACCACTTCTGATGATGGTGAACCACACCTCAAACCTTGAGGGCCCCATGCTCTATGGGTACTTACAGCCAAGGAAGCTCCACGCCATAGCTAAGCAAGAGCTTTGGGAGAGTAAGTTCATGGCATATCTGATGGAAACTTGGGGAAGTATCCCGGTGGACCGGGAGAACATGGGACGTGCTACCATGGATGCCTGTTTCAAGATTCTTGACCAGAACCACATTCTGGCCATAGCTCCTGAGGGCACCCGAAGCAAGGATGGGACACTACAGAGAGGAAAGGGTGGTGTTGCATTCATCGCTCACAAGAAGAATGCTCCCATGATCCCTGTAGCAGTAATGGGCTTCGAGAAGACTAAAGCCAACATGAAGCGCCTAAAAAGAACAGTCATTACAGTAAAAGTTGGTAAGCCCTTTGAGATTATCCAGAAGGGTGGTCGATTGGACGCAGAAACAAGGGATAAGCTTGGTGATGAGATTATGCTTCACCTTGCTGCCCTGATGCCTGAGGAGAGACGTGGCTACTATCAGGGCAAACCGATTGAATTTTCCCTTACCCAGACCATCAACTAA